A segment of the Malaclemys terrapin pileata isolate rMalTer1 chromosome 1, rMalTer1.hap1, whole genome shotgun sequence genome:
CAATACTAGCCTAGAAAGTTTGGTAAGAAAAAATCCTTAATTTTGTCTGAACTAATAgtagtacagtaaaagctttgttatccggcatgttgggggaatggggtggggggggggtgctggttagtcaaaaattccagttaactaagagttatacttaccaatggaataccaattttcaaagaattagaatacaataaaatgaatcaAGTATAAAATAGTATATAGGTACTCACCAATCCAGCAGCAGTACTGCACTGCAGAATagttggtttcttgaagcacttaggtGTATATAGGTAACATTTTCTATACAGTAGGGTtatcttatagattcatagattcatagattctaggactggaagggacctcgagaggtcatcgagtccagtcccctgcccgcatggcaggaccaaatactgtctagaccatccctgatagacatttatctaacctactcttaaatatctccagagatggagattccacaacctccctaggcaatttattccagggtttaaccaccctgacagttaggaactttttcctaatgtccaacctagacacTACATATCACTATGGGCAGTGCATGGCGTTCACCCTTAACCCTtacacttaacattaaaaagataagaaaaagcgacagagtcctgtggcacctcatagactgacagaagtattggagcataagctttcgtgggtgaacacccacttcgtcagatgacaGCATATATTGtcatgctttttacagatccacactaacacggctacccctctgatactaaaaagatactgaacataatttaatctttgatgattcagaaggcacttcaggatcttgcagtgCCTTAGGGTCATCATTATCAATATCAATTGTAGATGTAGAAGGtgtaggagattgggctgaatctgtaatgatcctatgacacaccctggaagctgctttttttaataaatccctgatatcagcttgctcacttgtcttctgcctcttttgcataaaaacagagtgcagaatgtgcaattgcataacctcctgggcagtatactagtcccagttactagattgaagatttgtattgggagatatcgGAAATGCCAGTTAATAGAGCTTTCTGGCTGATAAAGTgacggataacacagcttttactgtatctgGTTTTGAAAAGCTTCTCCTGGTTGTATTTTGGTAATCGTgggtgtaaaaaataaaataaaataggaaaaaaactCATACTAACAGGTTTCATTGATGTGAATGTAGGGTCTCCAAAAAGTACATTTTTTCTGTGTTACGGCAGTGCTGCAAACATTCTTTAACTGGGTCATATTAAAATAAGGATTTTGGGGGGTCTGGCAGTCTAACGCCTCAAACAGGTGGTGTATATTCTGCAAAGCTGATACCCTTTGATAGGAACAGCTGTGTATAAACTCCATCATAAAAGTTGTTGACTGAACACGTGTACAGGCGTACACGCTGCCATGTCTAGCATGGAAATACGCCATTGACAGTATttccttgttttgtttaaagCTAGGGCTGGGGGTGTATGTTTGCCCAAGGACCACAGAGAGTATGTATCCCAGTTATCCAGCTGACTTAGAGGTAAAGGATTGGTGGTTGCTGGGGCtctgttttgtttaatgtctggCTCGAAACAGCATAGTAGCTTTACGGACTTGATCAAGTGGGATCTTGGCAGTGATCTGCCCATGACACAGTGAAGGCCACCGGAAGGACGGTGCTGCCTTTTCTCTTGTGGAATAGCGTGCTGTAGGAGGCCTGAGCCATAAACACTGTTGTCTACTATAGACAAGAATTTGAAAGCTTTGGGGCATCCACTGCTGGCAGTTTGAATACAAGGGGCTGTTGATGAAATGGTGTGATCTGCCTGAATGTGCGATCAAAAGAGATCGCCCCCCAAGTCCGGTGTATTTATTAATGCATGGCAAACTAGGCTGCACAGCATGGAGTGCCCAGTCTACTGGAATGACCTAGATTTGTGAGTAACCTTTGGCCATAGGTCTATGTGGATTTAAGGGTTCTGCCAAGTTATTCTTCAGCACTATTTGCCTTTTGACCCACAGAGCAGCTTTGATGTTGACTCTGAAGGAGGCCAGACATCCTACCGTCCAGCATGACAGATGATGTTATAATAGCAACAGGTTAAGAGGAGAAATCAGACTAATGCAGAGCCAGAGTGATAAAATGAGGGGGCTGTAGTGCCTGGGTTCTCCGCCCAGTTAAACATCCAAGAATCCTGTTTGAACAATGGAAAGGACTTGTGATTCTATTGTTCCTTCTAAACTTGATTTGCAAATTTGCCATATCACCGGTGATCGCCCTGCAAGATCTGTCATTCTGAAGTTTGCTTTAGCTTTGGACCTCGGTGATGATATGTACTATGGTTATTATATTTCTTCCCATTGAGCTTTCTTTATgcttcctttccttcccgccaCCCCATCAGGCTGAGCAGTACATCAAGCTGTCTGTATTCATTTTGTGGCATTCAAGGCACGAAGAGAGTTCCTTGCTGAATGGATTCCAGCTGTGGACTTGACTGTAAAAGCTTCCCCAGCTGGCTTCCATATAATTAAATCTTGTATGCATTTACTGAAGTGGCATTTCATAAGACCTCTAAGTAGCAATAGCTGTTTAAGCATGACAGGGGCATTTGGTAAGAGATCGTTAAAACAAAGAGTTTTACATTGATAGAATGGTGAGAGGGTTTTCTGTTGTTGTATGCACATTACTTCCTAATGCCCCCTGGATGAGCCTGTTGCAAAACTCATTCATTACTTGGAAGATCAGGATGTTAGAAAAATCCTGCTTCCTTTAGTAGGCCTAGATCTGCTCATCTTTTCTTGGCATTTGAGACAGAAGTTATGATGTATGCACCACCCAATTGTCTCCATAAATTTTAAATGGTTAATGATTCATTTTGTACCATATATTGGAAGAAACAGGCTGTTTCTGTTACGTTTAACACTGGTAGTTCTATTGAGCAGTACCCTAATGGTTTATACTTTGCACAATTGTATGCCACATACACTAATGATGAATGCTTAGCCAGTGTATTGCTATCACCCTGAAGCAATTAATTGATATAGATTGCCATTACCATTATAACACACTTACAGCTCTGTTTGTTTCCAATTCACATTACTCAGTCAGCAAGCAAATGGATTTTCAAACAGTGCCATCAGGAGGAATCCGATAGTTGCAACTGAATTTACCTTATCACAATGTCTCTGATTCTGTGGTGGTATAACTGGCCTTCATCCAGAGACACAGTACTTCcagtatttttctattaaattggAGACAAAGCTATGCACTATGCTTTCTGAATAGTACAGTTTAGAGCTCACTATTCCTTTTGAAAAGGAAACTTCAGTCTCAATTTATTTGCCAAATATTCACTTGAACTTTTCCTCTTTCTATTTAAATATcaattttatccttttaaaactGATTCTCTTATTCCAAATAGTCTCCTTTTTGCCACTTCTCAGCCCCATTAGCTTTTATCTAGCTAAACTAGTTTATAAACTAGttttatataattttgttttcaggaCATATAAAAACACAGTCCTTAGACCAAGTGTGCAGCAGCCGGATTTTGAAGTATAGATTTTTGAGTATAGAACTCCTTCATTCAGCAGaagtataaaatacattttatctttcccaaatgtttttgtttcctgGACTTGCTTAGTGAGCATGGCAGTAGTGTAACTGACGCTTCATACTGTTATTACAAATAGTTTTTAAACGCAGCGTATTATATGAGAGCAGTCAGATCAGAGGGACTCACTTAGCcaaatggatttttgttttttcggTTGATGAGCCAATGACCTCTTCTTGATCTTGCAAAGATACGAGAATTCAACCCATTTTCACTTGTGTTTTGAGTTCACACAGACAAAGCTGAAGGTCATTGCTCTGGAGCAGGAATTGTCGTCTTCTTGCATCATCTGTTAGCTTTCCACATATCACtttgccaaattattttttttaatttagagccAGCCCCCACCGGTTGTACTAAATGAAAAGTGAATGTTCTTCTCATAATTTGCTGTTGTGCTTAATAATGTTTCCTTTGTTTCATCTTTTCTGCTTAGGTTGCTTTGAATGTTGCATTAAGTGCCTGGGAGGAGTTCCATATGCTTCACTGGTGGCAACCATTCTCTGCTTTTCTGGGGTAGCATTGTTTTGTGGCTGTGGTCATGTGGCTCTCACTGGAACTGTATCTATCCTTGAACAACACTTCTCCACAAACTCCAGTGACCATGCTTTGCTGAGTGAAGTGTAAGTATGCCCCTCTTCCATTACTTCATGAAAGAATTCTAGCAAAACACCCCATCATGCAAAACACAACTGAAATTAGAGATGGATCCAAACTCCGAGGCTTAGGCTCTTTTCTCTAAATAATATACACACCGCACAAAGTATCTAGTGTTATCACTTCCATGCACGGAGATTCAGCGTATAGTTTCAGCCTGAATGGCTTCTTATGCTAGACAAAACAGGAAGAACAGGTGTAAAGTCCTAATGAGAACACAGTTTGTCTCCTCTGGAACAGCTGGATCTGAATCAAATACAAAATGTCAGCTGTTTCCAGCTGGTGGGAGGGCTCTAAAAATGTAAAGGAGCAGACTGTAGGAAACCAAATCATCACTGGTGCATCATCGCTAGTAACTGATTCTGGGGAAGGCAAACTATATGCAAACAAGAGTGACACTCACTCCTGTGAAGTGAGTCAGCCAGCTGTGTTGGGACACCCTTGCTCACTCTCCTTCATTCTGCACATGCTACAGAGCTACACTAGTCAGAGGCACagtgcaggactgagccctgtaGAATTTCAACTACATGAGCAATGCCCCCCAATGCCCCCAGACTCATGATCAATAATAGGACAGGAGCAGGTTGTGAGGCGGGAAGTGCACAGAGTTCCCAAGAGCTTTGATCTGAGGCTGGAGAATCCTACTAGCAGTGGGATCACGTCCTGTGTTTCCTGGCCTAGCAAGGGATGGGAGCACTGCATGCTCAGCTGTTGGAAGTAGGCAGGTAGAGCCCTTGTAACTATGCTTAGCTGCCCTCTTCTGCCAAGCCATTTCTTCTAGCCCCCAGCACGAGGCCATTGGTGTCGGAGGATTAAGAGGTGTGTTGGGTAGGATCCTGGTATGCTCCCCTGGTCATTTTTTACTTTAAGGCACATGGACTCTCAGAATTTCCCTGTCATCTTCCCCCTCTTCTTGCCGGCTCTCGCTGTACTTCATTTTATGAGCTACTGCTGGATCCCATTTATCGAGAAATAAAGCTTTTCTCCTCCAATCTTATTCACCCGGCCCTTGATTGTCTGGTGACAATTTACCCTAGGTCAAGAGCTTATCTAATAGTATCTAAAAACCCTTTGACAAGGTGCTAGTATATTATGCATGCTATACACATGTACAGAGCCCCGCATAGAtccaaaatttgtatctgcatctgagCACTTCACTTCACAGAAATGATCCGTGgatatccatggatttgcagggctctacaaagGCAGCAGAACCATAGCATGGATGGTGATGACATGTAGCATCACCAGCTGAGCTTCAGCAACTGAGTGTAACAAAGCCGAATGTGCAAAGTAACGGGGTTCATTTGTTTAACTGAGGAGAAAATCCAACCGATAGGGAGCAAGCTTTGCAAGAACTCTTGATAGCAACACATGGGAGAGAGCTGTTGTGACCAACTATCTATCAGCAACCATGGTTACAGTGGCACTGTTTCAGGGAAACGAGCAATTGGTACTTGAATTTCTATGGACACAGGCTGTGTGGGAGCCTAACGAGAAATACCAAGTGTTAATGGAAATAGACAAATCTAGTTGGAGGGGTTTAAAAGTACCTGCAGATATTTTTTAGTAGGTTAGCACTCCTGGCTTATATTTTTAACCATACTTGATATTCTTGTACCTTTGCTATGAAATTATGGATTCACTCCTGCACTGAAGAATTTGTTAAAATTGACTGTGATGCTCATTTGCATATTCTCAGGAAAATATCACATCATTTTCATGCACTGTAAAATATGTATGCAGATGAATTTGGGTAGGGGGTGTAAAAGGGGTGTGAATTTTGGAGCTGTTGATGCTGTCTCCTTACAAGCAACATGGCCCTTTAGGAGTGAGCACAGAGCTAGGTGGCCAGAATATCCAGATTCTCTTCCAGCCTTTGCCACTTCAAGCATTTTGCTCCTACATATGTACCATAGCGCAAACATTAAGTTAAGGGTCACAACACCTTATGAAGTACAgaaatatctccattttgcaaGCATGGAACTGACACTCAAAGATCATGACTATCCTAAAGTCATACAGCCAGTCAGTGTAAGAAGCAAGATTtaaaacccagatctcttgaTTCCCAGGCAGGCCCTAGACCATTGTCCCTCTGGTGCAcatcagtttccacatctgtaaaatgagcatcATAAGGCTGGGACACACGCCCCTGACCCTCTTCTTTAAACAGATCCACAATATTTGAATAGATATTTGGCAGAATGAATTTGCTCATCCTTAATACAATCAGGTAAGACTGCTTTGTTTTAACACGACTCCAAGTCTGACTAACTtttatttcctcttccattttAGCATACAGCTAATGCAGTATGTAATCTATGGCATTgcatcattttttttcttatatggaATAATCCTTTTGGCGGAAGGTTTTTATACAACAAGTGCTGTGAAGGAACTGCATGGTGAGTTCAAAACAACAGCCTGTGGCCGATGCATCAGTGGAATGGTGAGTACAGTCCTGCAGCGGTCACCCAGCTACCCAAAGGAAGAATAGTAACtgcctttttaatattttctgcaCATTAGCGAAGAGCTTTGATCTGGCTTAGTTTGACTCATATGCTGTTTCACCACACGTTTTTTCCCACTTAAACTTTTCATACCCACCAAGAGAGAGGTATTCAGAATTGTGCACTGAGACCCATCTTGTCTTTGCACTTTGGGGAAGCTCAGCTGGATCCAGGCTTTGCAGAATGAGTTATTTAGGTACTTACATGTTCTAAACTCAGCTTCATGGTTGTAGATTGTAAATTTTGTAATGCTCAACCCAGGTGCTAAGTACATTTGGGCCTTAAACAGTTGTGATGCTTGGAGTTGGCATTAGAGCAGTAGTCCCCAGACTGGGGCGTGCCTCCCTGGCGGGGGCATGGTGGAACAGTCGGGTGGATGCAGGGGGGCCCAGGCCTTCCCtcatgtggggagggaagggagcgctacccccgccccactctgccttcagccccagctgcagctttgGCTCCCAATCGCAGCTCGGGCTGAGAGCAGAGTGGGGCGGGTtggtgctccctccccgccccacatgAGGGCAGGCCTGGACAGGTTCCATTACAGGTAAGGAGGAGCACGACAGAAGAAGTTTGGGAACTACAGCATTAGAGACTCTTAGAGGAGTACTACAAAAGTCTTTGAGAGTAGAGTTTATgcaggattattttaaaaaatagtaaatctTTAAATTTTTATAGTGCATTCCACCTGAGGGCCACAAAGTCCTTCAAATATCAATGAATCAAGCTTCACAAAACCCCTGAAAGCTAGACAAGTATTATtgtcccatttttacagatgagaaaccaaggcacagagagaaagCAACTGACTCAAGATTGCAAGAAGAGTCTTCAATACAGATGAAAtatttaaaacctttaaaaagttccaaatggttttcccatcagtacacttaaaaaataaattaaaagtaaaacttCAAAATCTTGCCCACAGCTCCCTCATGGTTGTACTCTGTGTTTCTGTTCCTAAAATGTTTTTGAGACAGGATTTCAAAGCTGTCTCTGCAAATTTGAATTCAAAGCTGATAGTTATGAAGAAAGCAAAGGAATATGACTGGGATCACCCAGGAGGAAGTGTGGGTGAAAAGAGGCTTTTGGTGTGATTATATCgcattttaataattaaaaccTATTGCTGATAAATGTAGAGTTTTTCAGCCAAGAAAAATACAAAGGGAATAGCATGTTTGTATTGAACAAAGAGTAATTTTTCAACTGCATTATTTAATACACTTTTTTCAAAAAGCTAATATTAAATTGTCaggtcatttttaattttagaagCATTTTATTTTCTGGCAAGTGTGACGTTAAAAAGATGACAACTGAATTATATCTAAGGCTTTATTTTCCGAAGGTCAGGACTGCAAAAATGCCTATACATTTGCACATCTCACTTTGAGTGCATAATTGCCTGTGCATGTTAGTTAACTGCAATCACATAAGTGACTATTCATCTCCTTATGTATATACCTATGTTACATGCAACTGTGATAAATGCATGTTCAAATGAGGCGCAAAAATGTAGTTTTTCCtaactttttgaaaaatctgaCCACTTTTACTGTAGTAGCAGAGGTAGAAATTGTAACAAATATGCTAATTGAACCGTCATAAAATGTGGGAATTTAGAAGTGCCAAGAAGTAATAAGAGTTCTAAGAAGATACATTAACAATTAAAATGATGTTACTAAATGAACATAAAAAGGGAAATGTCTGTGTAACATTACAGATCTAGGCCATTACAATTTGTATGTAATTGTTGCCAGTGCAGCCAGCTCCCTCTTCCCATGCTGCTGATTCAGTTCTAGCAGATATGTTAGATTTCCAAGCTTCCAGAATGATTGTTGGATGCCAGTGCTATAAAGAGGAGTCATATCAGATCATCATTAAGACTGCATTTTTCCTGGCCATCATAGGAGTCAAGGATTCCATAATATTCATGTTGTgttaggggaagaaaaaaaaaaaaaaacctgccagcccctctccccctcccccccaccccccaaaccatCATatccttactgaagtcaatgggaatacttCTGGAGTGAAGTACTGTTTAGTATGAATAAAGAGTCTGGTCCTATAGAAATAAACACCCATGACCTTTAGGCACTTCGCAAGCAcctgccttccctccctgcccccctcccccctggcttCTCTGTCTTTGTTCCACTGCAAAATCCATCCCACTAATCAACCCTGGGTTATCCAGACTCTTCTCTCTTTGCCTTGCTCCCATGCTGCTTAGTGTCTCTGGGCAAAGTCCCATGACCATGTGGACTTTCTCCACTACAAATTTGCTCTGTCTTTCAGTTCTCCCATCAGCCTGACTGAGCAATACTCTTCTCCCTCAGTGACTCCCCCTCAACCCCAACCCTCCTTCCTCTTAACTTTCTTTTGGATCACTCTTTTCTTCATTAAACTGACCCATGCAGCCACTCAGACGCTCCGGTCCTTCAGATCCATTTCTACAGTAATGCTCATGGAGAACTGCCCCCGACAATGGCCTAGTAGAGGGCCATGGAGATTCTGATAGccagtttatttatattttgtggtttaaaaaaaacacctttttgaTTAGGAAGCATTGAATGGTACACATAGCTGGTCTGTGTACCGACAGGTTACCATCACTCTTAGCTTTGTCTTCCTTCCCAAGGCCCTCCATTTGTTTGTCACACCCTCTTGATTGCCTTGTCTCAcactagactgtaagctcttcaggccaTGGGCTTTCTAGtctgtttgtacagtggctaACGCTACTGGTCCCAAGTCCCAACTGGAAGACTGGGGCACTACTGAAATACTACTGCTAAAGTGGACGACTGTGATAGTAGATAGTCTGGAACCAGTTTCACTGATGCTGAGTTCTGCCAAGTTAAACGCTGAACTGCACAGGAGGCCAATACAACTGGAGAGACCAAGGCAGTTACATTTCAGTAACAGCTTTAATTCCTCCAAGGCTGCTGAGATTGAGGTAGGCTGGGTTTACAAAGGTCTGGCCTGGCATCACAATCTCGCATCTATTTATCCTCATTGCTGCCAAAGCAAAGTTTGACTACATGCTAAAATGGGGAAAAAGGTAATTTTACGTACAAAACAGTGCCCACGTGAGATGCTCCCCTGGGGTCCTGAGATACCTTGCAACTACATACCCTTAGTGTGAAGCAATCTTCTTTATGCCTACTATggttcagctccctgaaaccaacagCTTCTGTCTACCAAGCACTTACTTCCAGGTCTCACTGCAGACCTTGCCCTCCCTGCGCAGGTTAGTGCTAAGTACACATCAAACCCCGAGTCCTCCTTGCAGCATCCAGCCCCGTCACTAGCCACTCATGGTAATtaccaggtagggtgaccagatgtcccgattttatagggacagtcccgatttttgggtctttttcttatataggctcctattacctacCACCCctgccccgatttttcacacttggtgtctggtcaccctattaccaGGCAAGCTGTCCCCAAAGAGACAGTGTACACACTGAGTGGTACaattcaggatcaggtcctttataaCAAACCAGCACTAGAATCTACTTACCATAAATACAAatatgtttatttacaaagattaagatttaagagTTAGTGAGCAAGGATAATGAGAACAAGTTCTATCTTACAGTCTAAACTTAACTGTAACAGGCTAAAATCCTTGTCTAAAGCAGTTTCTCACATAAAGCAACCTCTCACTGTCCCTAGCCCACATGGCCAGGATCCAAttttcatgaatgcaaaaagTGCGGTCCTATTAGCTTCCTCCGTGAAGGATgacaaaatgtctttttgcttcttATATTTCCCCAAACTCATTGTTTTCTCCCCCGAAGACAGGATGATCCCTGTGGTTTCTTTCCAGGGATGCTGGCTCTAAGGTGTCTTCCCATGCTCCTGTTTGTTTCACATCCCGCTTTGACCTGTTTTTCCTGTTGACTTTCACAGGGGTTTCCATTGCGTTGGCTTTACAATGCTTAATCTACGTAGGAATCTAGGGAGAAATCTGAAAATACGTCCCTTTGTCTGGCAAAACCAGTTTTTCACCTCTGCTAGTGCCACCTTAATACAAACTAGGAGGATGTATTTTCAGTACCTTGATATAACTTTTACAATATAATTGGTACATATGTTTCAATGAAGCTGGAGATACAGAACTAGCGCCTTCtaaatgtattatttatacaTATCAGGGTAGTGAACAGAGGTCTCAACCAGAACCAGGGCTTCGCTGGGCTAGGCACTAACTATACACAAAAGTAAAAAACTatacacaaaaccaaaaaacccagttCCTGTGTAAcgacacaaacagctccctctcccaattccctactgtgGCCCAGTGCTGCAGGCAGTTGGGGACGGGCGGGGgagctgagaacagccgagtgctgCCAGCGGAGAGGGGTGCGGGGAAAGGTGGAGTGCAGCATCCCGACCGAAGATcgatcgggacgcgggacaaacgcctaaatatcTGGACAGTCCCGATtgtattgggacgtctggtcaccctacgcaggAAGTCTGCGATAGAGCATGGAACTGAATCAGATCTCCAGAAGCCCAGACCAGTGTGTAAACCACACCTCTCTAATGATACTCTCTACATGCTCTCTAAAGCAAAATTTAGTCTAGCAAACAATTcagaacataaaataaaattagggGCTGTTCCAAAGCCAAAATCAAGTGTAGTATCTGTTTAATATCTCAGACATCCTCTGCAACGATATTAAATCCTGCCAAAGGAGGGATTCTAGATGTTTCATCTCATATCTATGATTTTTTGTCttgttaatttaaaacatttttaaacagcttGTCTTAGTTGATATACCCCTGCTAGGGTTTCTGGTGTCTCATTTTAGGAACCCAGATTAATTTTTCAGGAGACAAAAATGGGTTTCCTTAATGTTCAGAATTGACCCCACTATATCTCCAGAGAGATGCGCATGGTTTGATCCCCCTGCATAGTGTACAGCTGGCAAGAATTAGAGAATTTCTTGTATATCTGGtatataattgatttttttaaatctgttatatttGATTTGTTGGCATTTACTGGTTTTAACTTAAAATCAGAATTCCTGTTTCAGTTTAGAATTCTTCTAACCATGATTAATAAACTGCTCTTTCAGAAGACCAAGCTGTTTACTCGAGCAGATTAAAAATAGAGCATTTGAGTCTTACATGTTCACTACTGCCTTTGAGCCAAGtatttgtttaaagaaaacagcaagcaagaaatgaaaaatgctggCCTGGTCATTTTCCTACTGCCCAAAAGATCCTATTTACAAGGAAAAATTGTATGGCAACTGGCTTTTAATGTTTAACTTCCTGAAAATGACTTGTAGGAGCTTATTTAAAATATAGATACCCCTCCCCCCGGAGAAAGCATATTCATTCTGTTCCCTTCAGAGAATTAAACTTGAAATGTGTTTTCTTTGCCCAGTTTGTTTTCCTCACGTATGTGCTTGGAGTGTCCTGGCTTGGGGTCTTTGGCTTTTCTGCTGTGCCTGTCTTTATGTTCTATAACATATGGTCAACTTGTGAAGTCATCAAATCACTCCAGACAAATATGACCGTTTCAGGGGAGCAGATCTGCGTGGATGTCAGGCAATACGGTACTTATTTTAATACTGATTAAATTCTTTATTCTCTTTCCTTGTGCTATCTTCAGTTGGTTTGTCTGTCTTATCAGATGAACCAAAAAGCAGAGTATGGTATCTCTGAAAATGCCATTACTTTTCCAATTCATGCAGTTTATACTAAACTGAATGCATCTGGAAGAAGGTTAACTGAACAGGCAAGTCATGTATCTCAACTGATTTTGTAGCTGTTACCCATATTATTATATCAGGTTTAAATATAAAACAATCTCAAAATAAAATGCTTAGGAACAAAGAGGatataaattgattttttttaaatacaaaaaaactttaatttttttcttttaaacagatttttaaaatttgaaattatgacaatctattttaaggcctaaacttacaataatctattaaaataatttaaataataaaatgctgCAACAATGAACCATCctcaaattaattaattattggaaGGGTGCTGCTTTTTTCACGATATACAGAATCAgtcaaaaaatatttaactttcgAGGTCAACTCAAGCTTTGTAAAtcttacattaaaataatacattaagtAAGCATCTGTATTATTTTCAGCCTCTACCGTGGGGTGACTGTAAGTCCAGTTGTTTGTGCAGAAAAGCTTTTGTCTTATTtctttttggtttcagtttagcTAGCAGgttcagagagaatatttttttcatttggactagttcattcaaacttgacaaactcactggtagttgaaagcaggtcaacttgttttcctcttccaatctatgaataaaaacaaggtggtacaggatgagatctactaactCTAAAAACATGAAGGAtatggagccagattttcaaaaggtatttaagacacctgaagatgcagataggcacctaacctgctatGGCACTTTCAAAAATtccattaggcacctaactcg
Coding sequences within it:
- the GPM6B gene encoding neuronal membrane glycoprotein M6-b isoform X3, whose protein sequence is MKPAMETAAEENTEQSQEKKVITRPEMEIGRYHWMYRSSRPHQYHHVPALRGNISPLGIQGCFECCIKCLGGVPYASLVATILCFSGVALFCGCGHVALTGTVSILEQHFSTNSSDHALLSEVIQLMQYVIYGIASFFFLYGIILLAEGFYTTSAVKELHGEFKTTACGRCISGMFVFLTYVLGVSWLGVFGFSAVPVFMFYNIWSTCEVIKSLQTNMTVSGEQICVDVRQYGIIPWNAVPGRACGPILENICNTNEFYMSYHLFIVACAGAGATVIALLIYMMATTYNYAVLKFKSREDCCTKF
- the GPM6B gene encoding neuronal membrane glycoprotein M6-b isoform X2, coding for MVITRPEMEIGRYHWMYRSSRPHQYHHVPALRGNISPLGIQGCFECCIKCLGGVPYASLVATILCFSGVALFCGCGHVALTGTVSILEQHFSTNSSDHALLSEVIQLMQYVIYGIASFFFLYGIILLAEGFYTTSAVKELHGEFKTTACGRCISGMFVFLTYVLGVSWLGVFGFSAVPVFMFYNIWSTCEVIKSLQTNMTVSGEQICVDVRQYGIIPWNAVPGRACGPILENICNTNEFYMSYHLFIVACAGAGATVIALIHFLMILSSNWAYLKDASKMQAYQDIKAKEEQELQDIQSRSKEQLNSYT
- the GPM6B gene encoding neuronal membrane glycoprotein M6-b isoform X4; this translates as MKPAMETAAEENTEQSQEKKGCFECCIKCLGGVPYASLVATILCFSGVALFCGCGHVALTGTVSILEQHFSTNSSDHALLSEVIQLMQYVIYGIASFFFLYGIILLAEGFYTTSAVKELHGEFKTTACGRCISGMFVFLTYVLGVSWLGVFGFSAVPVFMFYNIWSTCEVIKSLQTNMTVSGEQICVDVRQYGIIPWNAVPGRACGPILENICNTNEFYMSYHLFIVACAGAGATVIALIHFLMILSSNWAYLKDASKMQAYQDIKAKEEQELQDIQSRSKEQLNSYT
- the GPM6B gene encoding neuronal membrane glycoprotein M6-b isoform X1; the protein is MKPAMETAAEENTEQSQEKKVITRPEMEIGRYHWMYRSSRPHQYHHVPALRGNISPLGIQGCFECCIKCLGGVPYASLVATILCFSGVALFCGCGHVALTGTVSILEQHFSTNSSDHALLSEVIQLMQYVIYGIASFFFLYGIILLAEGFYTTSAVKELHGEFKTTACGRCISGMFVFLTYVLGVSWLGVFGFSAVPVFMFYNIWSTCEVIKSLQTNMTVSGEQICVDVRQYGIIPWNAVPGRACGPILENICNTNEFYMSYHLFIVACAGAGATVIALIHFLMILSSNWAYLKDASKMQAYQDIKAKEEQELQDIQSRSKEQLNSYT
- the GPM6B gene encoding neuronal membrane glycoprotein M6-b isoform X5, yielding MGCFECCIKCLGGVPYASLVATILCFSGVALFCGCGHVALTGTVSILEQHFSTNSSDHALLSEVIQLMQYVIYGIASFFFLYGIILLAEGFYTTSAVKELHGEFKTTACGRCISGMFVFLTYVLGVSWLGVFGFSAVPVFMFYNIWSTCEVIKSLQTNMTVSGEQICVDVRQYGIIPWNAVPGRACGPILENICNTNEFYMSYHLFIVACAGAGATVIALIHFLMILSSNWAYLKDASKMQAYQDIKAKEEQELQDIQSRSKEQLNSYT
- the GPM6B gene encoding neuronal membrane glycoprotein M6-b isoform X6, encoding MKPAMETAAEENTEQSQEKKGCFECCIKCLGGVPYASLVATILCFSGVALFCGCGHVALTGTVSILEQHFSTNSSDHALLSEVIQLMQYVIYGIASFFFLYGIILLAEGFYTTSAVKELHGEFKTTACGRCISGMFVFLTYVLGVSWLGVFGFSAVPVFMFYNIWSTCEVIKSLQTNMTVSGEQICVDVRQYGIIPWNAVPGRACGPILENICNTNEFYMSYHLFIVACAGAGATVIALLIYMMATTYNYAVLKFKSREDCCTKF